A segment of the Parasynechococcus marenigrum WH 8102 genome:
TCTGATTTTGAACGTGTGCGCCGGCGGGATCTGTTCATCAAGTCCGGCTTGCTGTTGACAGCACTGTCGATCACCCCAACGAAGGCCTGGTCCCTCGGTGGGGTTGTTTTGGAACAAGGCGCTGAAGTACCAAGCTTTGATTTGCCCGGTTCCAGCCGTCGTGAACCCGACAGAGATCGCTGGTCCAGCGATGATCTGCGTGGTCGATGGCTTGCCGTGTATTTCTATCCACGAGATTTCACAGGCGGCTGCACGATTGAGGCCAGGGGGTTCGAGTCTCTGCACAGTGATTTCCTAGCAGCAGGTGCCGAAGTGGTGGGCATCAGTGCCGACAGCGTCGACGACCATGCGTCGTTCTGCGAGAGCGAAGGTCTGAGCTTTCCCTTGCTGTCTGACCCTGATGGAGCGGTCAGCAAGGCCTACGGGTCATGGATGGCGCCGTACTCGCTGCGTCACACTTTTCTGATCGATCCAAGCGGGATTCTTCGTCAACGATGGGTCGCGGTAAGACCCAGTGGACATGCCCAAGAGGTGCTCGACGCGATCACGGATCTGCAAAACAACACGTCTATTTGACAGAAACAGTCCATTCATGAAATGGTAACTGAAATTAAGGGTATCGTTATATGGGACAGAGTTCGTTCGTCATCCTTTATCACCGAACGCCTTTTGATGAGGCAAAAGATGCCCAAGGCAACCAAGTCTGGGTTGATCAGAAAAGTCCAAACGGCATTATCCCAACCCTAAGAAATCTCTTCAGGTCACGGAATGACGGCACCTGGATTGCATGGCGTCATGTTGATCATCCTGAAGAGATGGATGTTGAGCGACTTGAGATGACCAACCCCTCTCCCTTCGCGTTGTGCAGGATTCCGCTAGCCGACGAACAGATATCCAGTTTCTATCACATCACCTCAAAGGAATGCTTCTGGCCAATACTTCACACCTTTCCGACTCATTTCAATGTCAACAATGCCAATTGGGGCATTTTTGAGGAAGTCAACAAGCGCTTCGCTGACGCAGCCTGTAATGAAGCCGCTGAAGGTGCCACAGTCTGGGTCCATGATTACAACCTTTGGCTGGCGCCGGGTTACATCCGGCAACAGCGGCCGGATTTAAAAATTGCCTTCTTTCATCACACTCCCTTTCCTGGTAACGACGTCTTCGCCATCCTTCCCTGGCGCGAACAGATTTTGGAAAGTCTGCTCTGTTGTGATGTCGTTGGCTTTCATATCCCCCGCTACACCGAGAATTTCGCCCGTGCTGCGAGCACCTTGGTGGGCGCCAAACGAGGGCCGAAGATCTCTGTTGACCAGAAGTTCATCTCAGTCGGCACGGCTCTTTCAGAAGGAACGGTGACCAGCCATCTGGATCACAACGGTCGACGCATTCAATTGCTGAGTTCCCCGGTTGGGACCTCACCCGATGTGATCCAGGAGTTGTCCTGGAGTGCATCCGTTGAAAGTTATGGAGAGATGATCGTCCAGGACACCAAGAAAGGACGCAAACTGATCCTTTCTGCAAGCCGGGTTGATTACACCAAAGGCAATGAAGAGTTGCTGCTTGCCTTTGAACGCCTCCTCGAACGCCGAGAGGATCTTCATGGGGAAGTAGTGCTGATGCTGGCCTGCGTGGCGGCCGCCAGCGGGATGAAGATTTACGAGGAGACGCAGCGCTCCATTGAGGAAATGGCCGGACGCATCAATGGTCGTTTCAGTCAGGTTGATTGGATCCCAGTGCGCTTCTCCACGCGGCGTATTCCTTACGAAGAGATGGTGGCCTGGTTCTGCCATGCAGATGTCTGCTGGATCACACCGCTTCGGGATGGCTTGAATCTTGTCGCCAAGGAATACGCAGCTGCACGTCGCCATCGTGGCGGTGTCCTCGTGCTTTCGGAATTCACCGGTGCGTCGGTGGTCCTGGAAGGGGCTGTCCTGACAAATCCTTATTCCAACCGTCGGATGGATGAGGCCATCGAGGCCGCCCTGGCCATGCCGGAACACGAACAACGCCAACGCATGGAGACCATGTCAGCCGCTGTTGAGGCTTACACCGTGCAGGACTGGGCCGAAGAACAACTGGCGGGTTTTCCGGAAGTCGCCACCATCGGTTAATGGTCTTTCGGCGTCGCTTGATCGCCCTTGGGCTCGGATTTGTCCTGCTCATGGGTGTCGTCTGGGGCCGTCAGCAGCAGATGCAGTCGGTCACGATCCTGATGCCAGCCCCCTACGCCGATGCCACAGCTGCATTGGTGGATCGGTTCAACGATGACCACCGCGGGCGGATTCATCTCAGCATCAGCCGAGGCCCCCTGGAAACGGAATCCATTTCCGATCTGGCCATCAGCAGCCTCCTGCTGGGTTCCCCCCCCTTTGATGCACTGCTGGTAGATGTGACCTGGCTGCCGAAGTATGTGGCCGCCGGTTGGCTTGAACCCTTGGATCCATGGTTTGACCAGGCTGATGAAGACGACCTCGTGGCGGGAGCCAGACTCGGTAACCGGGTGGACGGAGCGTTGTACCGCTGGCCATTGGGTGCCGATGTCGGACTTCTGTATTGGCGTACAGACCTGATGCCAAGCCCACCCAGGACGCCGGATGAACTCACCGCCGTGGTGAGCAAGCTGCAGGAGGAGGGTCGCGCATCCCAGGGGTTTGTCTGGCAAGGCCGGCAGTACGAAGGCCTCAGCTGCGACTTTGTGGAACTGCTGCAGGCCTTTGGTGGGTCATGGATCAACCCCACCACCGGCGAACCGAATCTCGGCAGCCCTGCGGCGAGGCAAACCGCGACCTGGATGAACGAACTGATCAGCAATGGCTTCAGTCCCCGTGCAGTCACTAACTACGCCGAGTCGGAATCGCTGCAGGCCTTCAAGGCCGGTGACGCAGCACTGATGCGGAACTGGCCTTACGCCTGGTCGGAGTTGCAGGGAAACGACAGTGCTGTTAAGGGCCGGGTCGGCGTCACCACGATGGTGGCCTTACCGGGGGAGACTCCCGCCGCCACCCTCGGGAGCTGGGGATTGAGCATGTTGAGGGAGACGCCCCATCCATCAGCGACAGCTGAAGCGATCCGCTATCTCACCAGTCAGGACGCCCAACGGGAACGCTTTCTGAACCAGGGATACACCCCCACCGCACGAGCGCTCTTCCGTGATCCCGAATTGGTGGAGCAATCACCGGTTTTACCGCAACTAGAGAAGGCCCTGGGTCATGCGGTCCCACGCCCGATGTCCCCGCTCTATGCCCAGATGAGCGATGTGCTGCAGCGTCAGCTGAGTGGAATCCTCACAGGAGATCTTGATCCGGATGAAGGGATGGCTCAGGCTCAAGCCTCAACCATCACCCTGTTCCGATCCGCTGGGGGCAAGGCATGACCGTGCTGTTGCTGCTGCCGGCTTTGCTGCTGATGGGTCTGGTCTTCGTTTGGCCCATGCTCCGCTACGGCTGGCTGAGTTTCCACGCCGATTCGGTGTTGACCGGTCTGAATCCTGTGCCCAATGGCGGGGCCAATTGGATTCGGTTGCTGGACGACCAGCGCTTCTGGCAGGACGCGCTGCAGACAACACGCTTCGCCGGGGTCTCAGTAGGGCTTGAACTGGTCCTCGCCCTGGCAATCGCATTGTTGCTGGATCAACGCTGGCGCGGGCGGGGCGTGGTGCGGGCCCTGGCCCTGCTGCCCTGGGCACTCCCCACCACAATGATGGCCCTCGGGTGGCGTTGGATCTTCAATACGCCCTATGGCCCCTTGGAACGCCTCGCTGAGGTTGTGGGTCTGGGACCACTCAATCTCTTGTCCACACCGGCATCGACCTGGTTGGTGACTGTTGTGGCCGATGTCTGGAAGACAACGCCTTTCATTGCACTGCTGTTGCTGGCTGGATTGCAGACCATTCCCGAGGATCTCTACAGCGCCTTCCGTCTCGAGGGCGGACGGCCGAATCAGGCCTTGATGAGCATCACTCTGCCGTTGTTGATGCCCTACGTCTTGATTGCCCTGTTGTTCCGCGGTGCTCAGGCCTTTGGCGTTTTTGATCTGCTTCAGGTGCTCACTGGCGGTGGGCCAGCCGGAAGCACCGAGAGCGTCGCGCTGTATGCGTACCTCAATGCCATGCGCTTCCTCGATTTCGGCTACAGCGCCACAGTGATGCTGGCAGGGTTCCTGCTGCTCACGCTGGCGGTGCTGGTCCTGGCGATGCTTCTGCGCCTTGGTGGGTTGATCAGGCCGGTGCAGTCATGAATCGCCGTTTCGTGCCCTGGATCAGCCTGCTGCTGCTGTGGTCGTTGCTGCCGATGCTCTGGCAGCTGACCAGCTCCTTGTCCACTGCGGAGGCTCTGGTGGATGGATCGATTCCGTTTTTGCAGCGTTGGACCCTGGTCCACTACCAGGAGCTGTGGGCAAGCGACCCTCCCTTCTGGCGCTACCTGCTCAACAGTGCCGTCGTCAGCGGACTCACCACGCTGATCACCCTTGTTCTGGCCATTCCAGCTGCCTATGGCCTGGCCAGAGTGCCCCAGCAACTGCGTGAGCTGCTGCGTTGGATCACCGCTGCAGCTGCTCTGTTCCCCTACGTGCTGCTGTTTCTGGCATTGCTGGAGCTGGCCCGTCGCTTTTCCCTGGGCAACAACCTCATCGCCTTGGCCATGCCTTATGCAGGGTTGGCAATGCCCCTGGCCCTGCTGTTGCTCACCTCTGCCTTTGAAGGCTTACCCAGGGAATTGGAAGATGCCGCCCGTTTGGAGGGTCTGAGCCTGTGGCAGCGCCTCCGTTGGGTGCTGGTGCCCCTGCTGGCTCCAGCCACCGCCAGCACAGCCATCCTGGTGTTTCTGTTCGCCTGGAATGAATACCCCATCGCCTTGACCTGGCTCAGCCGAGATGATCTGCTGACCCTTCCGGTAGCGATGGCTCGGATTGCCGGATCGTCGATTTATTCCATTCCCTACGGCGCCTACGCCGCCGCCACCGTGCTGGGGTCAATTCCACTGTTGCTTCTGGTGCTGATCTGTCAGCGTCAGATCGTGTCTGGGCTGACCAACGGAGCAATCAAAGGCTGATGTTGCATCTCAACGGGCTCGGCAAACGCTTCGGAGACCAGTGGATCCTGCGGGATCTCAACCTGCAGGTGCGAGAAGGTGAATGTGTCGCGCTGCTGGGTCCCAGCGGTTGTGGCAAAAGCACGGCCCTTCGCCTGATCGCCGGATTAGAGCGGCAGGACGAGGGATCGATTGAACTCGATGGTGCCCGCCTTGACACCATCCCAGCGGAACGCCGTCGCATCGCCATGGTGTTCCAAAGCTATGCGTTGTTTCCTCACCTCAGCGTTCGGGAAAACCTCAACCTGGGGCTGAAGATCCGTGGTGTTGCCCCCGCTCAACGCCAGCAACGGATCAACTCGGTTCTGGACACGGTGCGACTGAGGGAGATGGCCGTTCGACGGCCCCAGCAGCTCTCCGGCGGCCAGCGTCAACGGGTTGCACTGGCCAGAGCACTGCTGCGTGATCCACGTGTTTACCTGCTGGATGAACCGATGAGCAACCTGGATGCACAGTTGCGCGATGAGTTGCGTCCGGAACTGCGCCAGCTGATCCTGCAGGGATCGCAACCGGTGGTGTACGTCACCCACGACCAGCAGGAGGCGATGGCTCTGGCCAACCGCATCGCGGTCCTCAAGGGGGGATGCATCGAACAGATCGGAACCCCTGAAGAGCTCTACAAAACTCCGGCCAGCTGCTTTGTCGCCAGCTTCATCGGCCGTCCCCAGATCAACCTGCTGAACATTGATCAGCAGCTCACGATCGGCATTCGACCGGAGGACCTTCACTTCGACCCCGAGGGGATGCCCTGCCGTTTGATCAGCCGTGAATGGCAGGGCGCGAGCCAATTGTTGTTGCTGGACAGCCCGCGTGGTGCGTTGCGAATGCTTTGTTCTGGTGATGCCGCCCTGGGCGAGTCCTTATCGGTGAGCTGGCCGACCCGTGCTGAACATCGCTTTGATGCCAGCTGTGGACGTCGGCTGGCTGGATAACCGGGGCTTAACCCCACGCGATACAGCAAACCGCATCATTGGGGCACATTTCTCAACTCCGATGGGGTCCCGTTTCGCGGTCCGTTCGTTCCTTGTGATTGCAGGGTGCAGCGCTTTGATTGGGTTGGCTGGCAGCTCCGCAGAGAGTGCTGACACCATCCGCATCAGTGGATCCAGCACTGTATTCCCGATCACAAAGGCCGCGATTCAGGGATTTCGAACAACAGGTCAGGGAAAATCTGTTGACTTTGACGTCAAGGAAACAGGATCAACGGCAGGGTTTCGAGAATTCTGCAGTGCCAACATTCCACTCGCCAACGCATCGCGACCGATCTCCGGCAAAGAACTGAAACGCTGCGCGGAGAACGGTATCAATTTCATTGAACTTCCCATCGCGTTTGATGCCATCACCGTAGTGGTCAATCCAGGCAATCACTGGGCACGATCAATGACCGTCAACGAACTCTCCAGGCTTTGGAACAAGAGTGCCCAAGGAACCATCAACCGCTGGAATCAGGTGAATCTTGATTACCCAGATCAAGCCATCAAACTGTGTGGCCCTGGCAATGATTCGGGCACCTATGATGTTTTCAATAAAACCATTAATGGCTCCAAAACCAACTCAAGGACGGATTACTTAGCCAGCGAAGATGATAATGAATTGGTGAAGTGTGTTGCCGACAACCGGCAGGCTCTGGCCTATTTTGGTTACGCCTACTATAAAAACAACATTAAAAAACTTAAGGCGGTCAAAATTGTCAACTCAAAAGACAACGCTGTCATGCCATCTGTCAAGAGTGTGCAAAATGAAAAATATCGTCCTCTTTCGCGCCCACTCTTTCTTTACATCAATGATCAGTCGCTGAGAAACAACAAGCCCTTCAGGCAATTCATCAGCTATTACCTGCGCAACATCAGCTCGCTGGTCACCACGAGCAACTACATCCCCTTGCCTGACGCCACATATCGACTCGTCGATTCAAAAAAATACCGCCACATCCTGGGCAGCAGTTTTGGTGGCAATCTGCCAGTGGGTCTCACCATCGGTCAGGCCATTGACCGCAGCTTTGATCAACACAAAACTGAATATCACCGCTGAGGCAAATAACGTCTGAGATGGCTGCAGTGGTGGGCCGCTGCGGCACGAATCCGTTCAATCTGATCAGAATCTGCTGGAGAATCCATGGCCTCTCGCCATTGCTTCAACAGTGTCGGCTCAGCCGGCAGCGCATCGAGGGAGCTGCAGGGAATTCCCGCCATGGCAGCAGCGGCTTCAACCTTCGGGTCATAACTCAGGGCAGCCATCGGACAGTGCGCGAGTCGGGCCAGGATCAGTGCATGCAGCCGCATCGGGATCACCAGGCGTGCTTTGCGGACCGAGGCAAAGACCGTATCGAGAGACGATGGAATCACCGTTGTGGACCGTGAACGCAGACCTGGCGGGACCACCCCTTGATCGGTCAGCCAATCGAGCAACTCGCCGTCCTGATGGCGGTGAAAGGCCAGCCATCGGACCGGTGCATCAAGGTCCTCCGCCAGCCGACTCAGAGCGTTGAGCAACAGAGACCACCCCCGCAGTCCAAGCAGTGGCGAAGGACGCCAGCACACCACAATCGATAGGCCTCCAGACCAGGGCTGTCGGGGCAATCCCCAGACAGGGTCCGGGGCGAGCTGCATCGGCATCCGAGGAGCCCAACGGCTGGCACGATCCATGGACGCCTGATCCCGCCAGCTGGCACTGCGGCAAAACGGGAGAACCAGACGCACCAACCTGCGGCTGAGCAGACGTTGCAGCGGTCCAAGTCCCTGGCCCCAGAGCAGCACCGGCCGTCCCCGCAATCGCGCCATGGCGATGATCAGCAGGTAATAGATCAGGCTGCGGAAACTGGTGCTGTCTTGAAGCAAGCTGCCGCCACCGAACACCACCGCATCGACCCGTCCAATGGACAGCAGCACAGAACGCAGGGAGCGACGATCCACAGCCTCGGCATCCGGTGCCAGTTCGGCAAGGGCATCGGCGTCATGGGCTGTGACGAGATGACGACTGGGGGAAGGCAGCTCTCTGAGCAGCACGGTAAGCAGGGCGTCATCCCCGAGGTTGTTCTCGCCGTAGTAGCCACAGAGGAGGAATGCCGGAACGGATCTGGCGGCCACGGGACTGACCTCCGTGAGAGATGCTCATTATCAACCGAACACTCTGATTAGGGTGATCGCATGCACGCCTTGTCCCTCGGCACCTGGTGGATCCATGTCACCTCGGTGATAGAGTGGAGCCTGGCCATCGTCCTGATTCAACGCCGGGACCTGAAGTGGCTGGCCTTGGCCATGGTGCCGGCGCTGATCAGTGCCATGGCGGCATGCACCTGGCACCTGTTCGACAACAGTGAGGCCCTTCGCCCACTGGTGACCCTGCAAGCAGCGCTCACCCTCATCGGAAACATGGTCTTGGCCTGGGCAGCGTGGTCACTCCTGCAACGCCGAGAGACGAGCTGAGCCATGGACTTTGACCCCGCACCGCTGTTCGCTCTGTCGCTACTGCCCTATCTGTTGTTTCTCCGTTGGCTTCAACGCAGCGGGACCCTGCCTGAACTTGCAGTCTGGGGGTTCCGACTGACGCTGCTGTTTGTCCTCATGACCATCGTCGCCGCTGTGCTCGCCCTGCGCTGCTGTGATGCGGAGCTGGTGGCGGTGGATGGCCTTCATGGCGGAGCGGAAGCCTTTCTCACCCTGGCCAATGCTGTTCTGGTGATTGGGCTGCTCCGCTCCGATGCCGACAGGGTGAACAACTCTTAAGAGGAGAAGACAGAAGTCCCCTGAGCTTGGAAGATGAAGCGTCGCTCATTGGCTTGAATGCTGACCCCTCTCTTCGCCATCGCCCCCGCAACCGTGACCTGGTCTCCCAAGGTTGCGCTGGTGATGATCGTCTGCAACGTGATCGCCATCGCTGTGGGCAAGGCCACCATCAAGCATCCCAGCGAAGGCGCCAAGCTGCCTAACGCGGCGTTCTTCGGTGGCATGGGCCACGCAGCACTGCTGGGTACCACCAGCCTTGGCCACATCATCGGCATTGGCGCCATTCAGGGTCTTGCTGCCCGCGGCGTCCTCTGAGAGGCGACGGTCCTCAGTTGAGGTACGGCAGCAATCGCCAGCCGTACCGCTCAAATCGATACCCAAAAAAAAGTTCGGACAGGTCTTCGGCAGAGGCCTGTCCGGACAAACCATGGATGAGCCGTTGCATGCGGTGATCTGCCTTTGGCGTGTTGAGGCCCCACCAGGTCCGACGAGCCAAACGATTGGACACCGCCCATCGCCATCCATATCGCTGTCTCAGAGCAGCCTGATAGCCCCGGTGGGAACGACCCAAGAGCAGGCATTCGCTCAAGACGGATGCGCTGTCGATGGCATGGCGAATCCCCTCGCCTCCGAGCAGATTGGCGGTTCCGGCGGCGTCGCCAACGGCCCAGAGTGCGCCTGTGCCATGGGGTTGTTGCTGTCTGATCGTGCTGGCGACACGTCCACCGTGACGATCCAGCACCGGCAGGCGGTCAAGATCACAACGTTTCAACAACCGTCGCA
Coding sequences within it:
- a CDS encoding DUF3593 domain-containing protein; translation: MDFDPAPLFALSLLPYLLFLRWLQRSGTLPELAVWGFRLTLLFVLMTIVAAVLALRCCDAELVAVDGLHGGAEAFLTLANAVLVIGLLRSDADRVNNS
- a CDS encoding ABC transporter ATP-binding protein, with amino-acid sequence MMLHLNGLGKRFGDQWILRDLNLQVREGECVALLGPSGCGKSTALRLIAGLERQDEGSIELDGARLDTIPAERRRIAMVFQSYALFPHLSVRENLNLGLKIRGVAPAQRQQRINSVLDTVRLREMAVRRPQQLSGGQRQRVALARALLRDPRVYLLDEPMSNLDAQLRDELRPELRQLILQGSQPVVYVTHDQQEAMALANRIAVLKGGCIEQIGTPEELYKTPASCFVASFIGRPQINLLNIDQQLTIGIRPEDLHFDPEGMPCRLISREWQGASQLLLLDSPRGALRMLCSGDAALGESLSVSWPTRAEHRFDASCGRRLAG
- a CDS encoding carbohydrate ABC transporter permease, with translation MTVLLLLPALLLMGLVFVWPMLRYGWLSFHADSVLTGLNPVPNGGANWIRLLDDQRFWQDALQTTRFAGVSVGLELVLALAIALLLDQRWRGRGVVRALALLPWALPTTMMALGWRWIFNTPYGPLERLAEVVGLGPLNLLSTPASTWLVTVVADVWKTTPFIALLLLAGLQTIPEDLYSAFRLEGGRPNQALMSITLPLLMPYVLIALLFRGAQAFGVFDLLQVLTGGGPAGSTESVALYAYLNAMRFLDFGYSATVMLAGFLLLTLAVLVLAMLLRLGGLIRPVQS
- a CDS encoding DUF2499 domain-containing protein, coding for MHALSLGTWWIHVTSVIEWSLAIVLIQRRDLKWLALAMVPALISAMAACTWHLFDNSEALRPLVTLQAALTLIGNMVLAWAAWSLLQRRETS
- a CDS encoding carbohydrate ABC transporter permease, with the translated sequence MNRRFVPWISLLLLWSLLPMLWQLTSSLSTAEALVDGSIPFLQRWTLVHYQELWASDPPFWRYLLNSAVVSGLTTLITLVLAIPAAYGLARVPQQLRELLRWITAAAALFPYVLLFLALLELARRFSLGNNLIALAMPYAGLAMPLALLLLTSAFEGLPRELEDAARLEGLSLWQRLRWVLVPLLAPATASTAILVFLFAWNEYPIALTWLSRDDLLTLPVAMARIAGSSIYSIPYGAYAAATVLGSIPLLLLVLICQRQIVSGLTNGAIKG
- the ggpS gene encoding glucosylglycerol-phosphate synthase, whose protein sequence is MGQSSFVILYHRTPFDEAKDAQGNQVWVDQKSPNGIIPTLRNLFRSRNDGTWIAWRHVDHPEEMDVERLEMTNPSPFALCRIPLADEQISSFYHITSKECFWPILHTFPTHFNVNNANWGIFEEVNKRFADAACNEAAEGATVWVHDYNLWLAPGYIRQQRPDLKIAFFHHTPFPGNDVFAILPWREQILESLLCCDVVGFHIPRYTENFARAASTLVGAKRGPKISVDQKFISVGTALSEGTVTSHLDHNGRRIQLLSSPVGTSPDVIQELSWSASVESYGEMIVQDTKKGRKLILSASRVDYTKGNEELLLAFERLLERREDLHGEVVLMLACVAAASGMKIYEETQRSIEEMAGRINGRFSQVDWIPVRFSTRRIPYEEMVAWFCHADVCWITPLRDGLNLVAKEYAAARRHRGGVLVLSEFTGASVVLEGAVLTNPYSNRRMDEAIEAALAMPEHEQRQRMETMSAAVEAYTVQDWAEEQLAGFPEVATIG
- the psaK gene encoding photosystem I reaction center subunit PsaK — its product is MLTPLFAIAPATVTWSPKVALVMIVCNVIAIAVGKATIKHPSEGAKLPNAAFFGGMGHAALLGTTSLGHIIGIGAIQGLAARGVL
- a CDS encoding ABC transporter substrate-binding protein, with the protein product MVFRRRLIALGLGFVLLMGVVWGRQQQMQSVTILMPAPYADATAALVDRFNDDHRGRIHLSISRGPLETESISDLAISSLLLGSPPFDALLVDVTWLPKYVAAGWLEPLDPWFDQADEDDLVAGARLGNRVDGALYRWPLGADVGLLYWRTDLMPSPPRTPDELTAVVSKLQEEGRASQGFVWQGRQYEGLSCDFVELLQAFGGSWINPTTGEPNLGSPAARQTATWMNELISNGFSPRAVTNYAESESLQAFKAGDAALMRNWPYAWSELQGNDSAVKGRVGVTTMVALPGETPAATLGSWGLSMLRETPHPSATAEAIRYLTSQDAQRERFLNQGYTPTARALFRDPELVEQSPVLPQLEKALGHAVPRPMSPLYAQMSDVLQRQLSGILTGDLDPDEGMAQAQASTITLFRSAGGKA
- a CDS encoding PstS family phosphate ABC transporter substrate-binding protein; amino-acid sequence: MLNIALMPAVDVGWLDNRGLTPRDTANRIIGAHFSTPMGSRFAVRSFLVIAGCSALIGLAGSSAESADTIRISGSSTVFPITKAAIQGFRTTGQGKSVDFDVKETGSTAGFREFCSANIPLANASRPISGKELKRCAENGINFIELPIAFDAITVVVNPGNHWARSMTVNELSRLWNKSAQGTINRWNQVNLDYPDQAIKLCGPGNDSGTYDVFNKTINGSKTNSRTDYLASEDDNELVKCVADNRQALAYFGYAYYKNNIKKLKAVKIVNSKDNAVMPSVKSVQNEKYRPLSRPLFLYINDQSLRNNKPFRQFISYYLRNISSLVTTSNYIPLPDATYRLVDSKKYRHILGSSFGGNLPVGLTIGQAIDRSFDQHKTEYHR
- the csaB gene encoding polysaccharide pyruvyl transferase CsaB, which produces MAARSVPAFLLCGYYGENNLGDDALLTVLLRELPSPSRHLVTAHDADALAELAPDAEAVDRRSLRSVLLSIGRVDAVVFGGGSLLQDSTSFRSLIYYLLIIAMARLRGRPVLLWGQGLGPLQRLLSRRLVRLVLPFCRSASWRDQASMDRASRWAPRMPMQLAPDPVWGLPRQPWSGGLSIVVCWRPSPLLGLRGWSLLLNALSRLAEDLDAPVRWLAFHRHQDGELLDWLTDQGVVPPGLRSRSTTVIPSSLDTVFASVRKARLVIPMRLHALILARLAHCPMAALSYDPKVEAAAAMAGIPCSSLDALPAEPTLLKQWREAMDSPADSDQIERIRAAAAHHCSHLRRYLPQR
- a CDS encoding peroxiredoxin: MRRRDLFIKSGLLLTALSITPTKAWSLGGVVLEQGAEVPSFDLPGSSRREPDRDRWSSDDLRGRWLAVYFYPRDFTGGCTIEARGFESLHSDFLAAGAEVVGISADSVDDHASFCESEGLSFPLLSDPDGAVSKAYGSWMAPYSLRHTFLIDPSGILRQRWVAVRPSGHAQEVLDAITDLQNNTSI